AGGAGGGGCAGACAATTTACTTTCCAAACGGGTTTGCACTGAGTCCGTCAAACCTGTCTCAAATAAGAAAACTGATAAGGTACTGACTTTATCTGATGCCAGAAGTTCTTGAGAACTGGTTACATGAATATATAGCTGGCGTTTATCTAGATCAGGAACACCTGTTGAGTAAATCCCTTGTACTTTGAAGTCGAAAGCGTTCAATGCGCCGTCACTGGTGGTTGCCAGTAAAGTCACCCAATCACCGACTTCCACTTTAAGGTTACGGGCTAAATCAATACCCAACATAACTTGCGGTTCTTGAGAATCATATCGAGGTGAATTCACATCTGATAGCGTGCTGCCGCTGCGAACGTCTAAGAACGGTCCTTTCATATCAAATTCACGTTCATTCACGCCCGTACCCATGAAGATATTCGTCTTGGTACCATTAGACACCAAACCACTGAAATACACTCTAGGCTGCACACCACGTACATCTGTATCACCAATGATGTTTTGAATTAACGCTTGAGCACTATCTAAACCATTACTCAGCGGCATCTCCTCATCTTGCTCAAAGTATCCAGGTACGCTCAAAGTTAAATGTCCGGTATCACGAGCTGTTGATTCACGTAAAGACTCGTAGGTGTATAAGCCATACCCACCAGCACTGGTTAACGCAAAAACAGCAATTGCGATAATTAAAACCGACAATAAACTTCGGCGACCATTACGCAGTAAATTCAGCCAAGCTAAGCGTATAGGAGCCCAAACCGTTAATGCTTTCATAACACCGCCTCCAACTTAGGTGAGTTTTGTAATTGTGCTCCTAGAAGTTGACCATCCAACAATTCAATCACTCGATCACAGCGCTCGGCCATTCGAGAGTCGTGTGTCGCAACCACAAAGGTTGTCCCCATCTCATGACCGAGTTCTTTCATAATATCGATCACCATGTTGGCTGTATGGCTGTCTAAACTCGCTGTAGGTTCATCAGCAATAACCAATGTAGGTTTATGTATCAAAGCTCTCGCAATCGCCACTCGTTGCTGTTGCCCACCAGAAAGGTTATCTGGACGATGGTGGATGAAGTCACCTAAACCAACACGCTCTAGCATGTCGATTGACATGGATTCCTGCTGTGCTTTATCCAGACCGTTTAACATAAGCGGGTAAGCCACATTTTCTAGAGCGGTCATCACAGGTACTAAGCTGAATTTTTGAAATACAAAACCCAGTTGCTGACGACGGAAGGTTGCAGCCGCGATTCGTTCTTTCGGATAAGGTTTATTATCCAAAGTGATTGCCCCTTGATAGTCCATATCCAGTAAACCTAATATGTTAAGTAACGTACTTTTTCCTGAACCAGAAGGACCACACAAGGCCACCATTTCGCCCTTTTGGATAACCCCGTCCACACCTTGTAGCGCAGCCACAGTTTGAGTACCTAACTGGTAACTTTTCTTAATTTGATTGAATTGAATCATGCCGCTTCCCTCTAGCTCTTTGGACTTCATTCTGTGATTAGCTTTGTGAAACTGCTTTTTCGACTAAGGCTTTTGCTGTCATGGTTTCAATATTTGAATCATCTTGCGTTTCCATTTCAGCTAACCATTCTTTTGCTTGCTTCATATCTTCAGCTCGAATCGCAGCTTCAATTGCATAGCGGTAAACCCATGAAGTGGCAGCAAAGTGCTGTTGGCGGAAATTATCTTCAGCTAGTAGGGCAATAAATAGGTCATAACCACGCTCAAAGTGGTTAAACATGTCTGGAAGTGATGAATAAGTAACAGCAGCCATAGCTCGGGTCAGGTACGACTCTGGTAAGCCTTGAATTCTCTCTTGTTCATGAATTGGCGTTTCAAAATCACTCAACAAGTGCAAAGACTTATCAATGGTCGCTAGCCCTTTTTCTACAAACTTCATTTTATTCCAAGGTAAAAAAGCATCTCGACCCATTAAGGTTTCAGTACTACCTAGATAAACCAAGGTAAGAGGCGTCGCCCCTTCTTTTTCTAAAGTTGCATTCAATTGCTCGTAAGCCACATCAACCAAATCTTCATCACCTTGAGCAGCTTGGTTGTAAATAGAAAGCGTTTCATTATTGGGATTCGCATTCACCGTAAATGGCGCGACAAAAAGTACCAATGCCGCCAAACCTAGCACTGGTACTTTAAGCGCAGAGCTCAGGGAGTTTTTTACTTGCTTGAAACTAGAAGTAGTAGAGAAGGTCGTTGTTTTCGAAGTTAGATGTGTCATAGCTGCGGTTCCTTTCATAAGTTGACGATGAAAGGTTAACCGTAAATTGTCATGGATAAAGTTGAATGCGATGAAAGGTATTTAATCGGCGTGAATGGTCATCAGTCAGGGTAAACGGAAATTAGAGCGCTTAGTTGGATGGAGGAAAATGGATTGAAGCTAGAAAGGAGCATGGATACATAGCACCAAGATTAAACAAAACAATGGCTGTACAAACAGCCATTGTTATTATGAGTTAGCGCTGCAATTTATTCTTAAATACTTAAGCTTAGTGATGAATCATTAATATTCGACTTAACCATCGATTAAAAAATCCTGATTCAAATACACTATGATCAGCTAGGCTTTTGATTCTGCTGTGACAGCTTTCATCAATACAGAGGTATCCATACGCCCTTCACCTGATTCAGATAACGCTTTATACGCAGCCATCGACTTTTCTGTTAGCGGTAAACGCACACCTTGACGTTGAGCTTCATCTAAACAGAAACCTAGGTCTTTGATCATCCAATCAATAGCAAAACCGAAATCGAATTTGTCTTGTGCCATGGTCACTGCACGGTTTTCCATCTGCCATGAGCCAGCTGCACCATTTTTAAGGCAATCCACCAATGTCGGAATATCTAGACCTGACTTTTCAGCTAAGATCAAACCTTCAGACAAACCATTCAACACACCCGCAATGCAGATTTGGTTGACCATTTTGGCACGTTGCCCTTGCCCTACACTGCCCATCAAAACAGAAGATTTACCATACGCTTCAAAGATAGGTTGTAGTTCATTGAACAAGGCATCATCACCACCACACATGATCGTTAAAACACCGTTGTCAGCGCCTGCTTGTCCGCCAGAAACTGGCGCATCCATAAAACGAACACCGACTCCTTGAGCTGCTTTATCTAACTCTTCAGATAACAAAGCTGACGTAGTTGTGTGGTCAACAAGAATCGCCCCAGGTTTCATTTCAGCTAAAGCACCAGTTTCACTGTTCGTCATGCTGCGAACGTCATCATCGTTGCCAACACAAACCAATACCACGTCAGCTTGGGCAACACACTCAGCCACGCTCTCAGCAGCTTTACCTTGGTGTTTATCAGCCCAGTCTAGCGCTTTGCTGTGAGTGCGGTTAAATACCGTAACTTCAAAACCGGCTTTGACTAAGTGACCTGCCATTGGGAAGCCCATAACGCCTAGCCCGATAAAACTTACTTTCATTTCTTTCTCCTTTTATTTGACCAAGTCATCGCTATGAAAAGATCGAACACTCTCAATCAATGCATCAATAAGCAGGGTCAAAGCCTTTGGCTGATATTTTCTTTCTTTGTACACTAAATACGCTTGGCGATCACCCCGATGGTACTCAGGGAGCACTTGAATCAAATTCATCTCAGGGGATATGTGGCGAAAAGGTAATGAAGCAAGCCCCAAGCCTTTTTGCGCTGCGGCCGCCACCGCATGAATATCGTTAACGATGAACTTAGGTTTAATCGTGATCATCTGCTCTAGGCGGTCGGATTTGTAGAGCGGCATATCAAACACATCATCGACGTTAATCCAGTCTTGCAGCTCTAGATCGTCCGGCTTTTCTATTGTCTCACGCGAATCTAAGTATTCTTGGCTCGCGAAAAATCCGTGCTTGGCTTTGAAAAGTGGCCGAGCAATCATGTCTTCCATACCCGAGATCTTAAACGTGATCAGCAAATCACGATCAGTCTGCGGAATGAGTTGTTGCTGGCTCAAGGTAAGGTCGAGTTGAACGTTCGGGTATTGAGAGAGGTATTGCTCTACAGTCGACCGTAGAAAGCCACTATAGAAATTATGAGGCACTGCGAGCTTTATCTTGCCTTGAATAGCATCACGCTCTTCCAGCAAGCTATTAAAGCCGTAATGAATCGACTCCATGCCACTGCTCAGTGCAGCAAAGGCCGCCTCACCATCTTTGGTGGCCACCAGCTCACGACCTTTCTTTTCTAATAGCCGTATATTGAGACGTTCTTCCAATGCGGTTAACCGACGCGACATGGTCGACACAGGCAGTTGCAGCCGCTTCGATGCAGACAGCAAAGAGCCTTCTTCAACCACAGCACAGAATAAGAAGAGATCATCAATGTTTCCAAATATGGAATTCATACTTCTACATATGCCTATTTTTCTCACTAATGGATAGATGTAACCTTATCTCATCAACAACAGAAAATCACGGGAGAAACATAATATGAACAACAAACAATTTTGGGTAACCGCGATTTTATCCTCTCTGACCATGGCGACTATCATGTCTGGGGTAATTTCTGGCTATAAAATGGGATTCAGCCACGAATGGCCACCAATCTGGCTACAAAGCTTCTTTCTTGCTTGGCCGTGTGCAATCGTGCTCAACCTCACCGTGCTCCCTTTGATTAGAAAACTATCAGCATGGATTTGTCGCCCGAGAACGCTTTGCCAACCTAAAATCACGGAACAATGATCAAGGGGCTATCCGTTCAAAGAACCATGTCACAGACAAACGCCTGAATTACACCCATAAAAAAACCGAGCACTAGGCTCGGTTTTTTGTATTCTGCATTCTACTCACAAGAGCAAAGCTATCAATTATAGATTGATATTACTGCTCAGCGTTATGGTAAACCTGCTGAACATCATCACAGTCATCTAGCATATCTAAGAATTTCTGGAACTTCTCAGCATCTTCTTCTGGGATTTCAACGTGGTTTTGAGGTACGAATGTGATCTCTTCAACATCCAGAGTTAGCTCTGGGAACGCAGCGTTTAGTGCAGTCTTAGTTTTAAAGAACTCAGTCGTTGGAGCAAATACAGTGATCACACCGTCTTCTAGCTCAACGTCAGTCACGTCGATGTCTTCCATCATCAGAGTTTCTAGAATGATTTCATCATCTTCACCTTTGAACTGGAATACAGCTTGGTGAGCGAACATGTGAGAAACCGTTCCTTCAACACCAATTTTCGCGCCAGTTTTTACGAAACATTGGCGAACATCTTGGAATGTACGGTTACCATTATCTGTTAGGCAGTCAACGATTACGCTAGTGCCACCTGGGCCAAAACCTTCGTAACGAGCTGGTTGGAAGTCTTCACCACCGCCGCCATTCGCTTTATCGATCGCTTTGTCGATAACGTGTGCTGGTACTTGGTCTTTCTTCGCTTTAGCAATCAGGTGCTTAAGAGGTAGGTTCATGTCTGGGTCAGAGCTGCCGTTCTTAGCCAGTACGTAAATCTCTTTACCGTATTTAGAATAAACTTTAATTTTTGCGCCTGCAGTTTTCGCCATAGAGGCTTTGCGCACTTCAAAACTTCTTCCCATCGGGATGTTCTCTCTAATTCAATTAACGGGGCAAATTCTAGCAAAAAGCTGTGTCATTTCAATTCAACAGCCTTGCTGAGTAACAGAAAGCCGCAATTATGCGACACCCATTACTCGTTTGTATTTATCTACAGACTGCTCAAACCAAGCCTTTTCTTCTGGATCACCTAGCTTCATTGCTTCTTCAACAATGGCTTCAGGGCCACATTTAGCTTGCTTCAATTTCCATACAAGAAATGATGCTTGCTTATCCAGTTCGATTTTATTTTTCTCACTGGGCGGAAGGAGTGAAAGGTTGATAGACATTGCTAGCCTTCGTCTGTAATACACTTGGTCGGGAAATATAGCACATAGCCACCCAGTAAAACCAACATATTGAGCACAATCTCAAGGCTTAACCCTTAATGCTAGGGGATGAATCAAAGTTAGTTATTAATTTTTGAATCTTTAGCGGATCCCGTGCTCGTTCTTACCCGTTAGTATTTCTAAATCCGGTATATAACGGCGAACCACCTCTTTTAAAGCATTGTGGTTCACAGGCTTGGCAAGAAATTCATCCATACCGACATCAAAACATAAGTGCTTATCTTCCATGACAACATTAGCGGTTAGGGCTGCAATAGGAGTCGGTTTACGCCCGCTTGATGACTCTAGTTGGCGAATCTGTTTAGTGGCTTCAAAGCCATCTAACACAGGCATTTGGCAATCCATGAAAATCATTTGATAGTCATACAATTTATACATATCTACGCCAATTTTACCATTCTCAGCAATATCGACGTGTAAGCCAAGCTTGGTTAACATCATTTTAGCCACCTGTTGATTAACTAACGAGTCCTCAACAACCAACACTTTATAAGCTTCCTTTTCCTGTGACGGCTCTGAAAGTGGATGAATGTTACTGTTCTCAATGGAATCATTAACAGATTTTTGCTTTTTAATGGGGGTAAATACATCTGTTCTCGATGTCCCAGATCTAGGCGTTTCAACTTTTGGGACCTTGGCTCTTGGCGTCTCAGATCTTGTCGAAACAAAGGTAGCCGCTCTATCGTGAGAGTGAGAAAGGTGGTCCTGCGTATACTGAACTTCAATGTTTTCTGATAGTGCTTTTCGGATGAGCCACTTGAGCTGGTTGTCTTGGTATGGCCGAGCCAAATAAGCGACAAAGCCAACTCGTTTTGCCAATTCTTCATCACGGGTCTCTGGACATGCTGACACCATAACTAAACGTGGGCATTGCGATTTAAATCGATTAATTAAAACTTTAGCAAGTTCAAAACCATCCATTCCAGGCATGACTTTATCAATTAAAATTAGATCATAATTCTTGTTATCTATGATGGACTGCTGAACCAAGTCAACCGCTACTTTGGCGTGCTCGCAGCACATAGAACTGGCACCAAATGATTGCAATTGTGATGACGTAATACGCATGTTGAATTGGCTGTCATCCACCAGCAATACCGATAACGATTCAAAATCGACGTTTCTTTTACCTAAGACATCACTCGAGTCAAAATCAATCGTGAAGTAAAAAGTACTTCCTCTATCCTCTTCACTGATGACTTTCAGTTCTCCTCCCATTAACGCGACGATTTTCTGGCAAATTGCGAGCCCTAGCCCTGTTCCGCCATAATTACGGGTCGTGCTGCCATCGGCTTGCTGAAACTTGTCAAATACTGACTGAATCTTATCTGACGCAATACCAATACCGCTGTCTATCACTTCAAAACGAATACTCACTCTGCCCATATCAACGGGCTCTTTATCCAGCTGCATGTGGAGATGTACGTAGCCACTTTCGGTAAATTTAATGGCGTTGCCGACTAGGTTATTGAGTACTTGTCTTAGCTGAGTGCCATCTCCACTCACCATACAAGGAATACGATGATCGACAGTCAATTTGAACAACAACCCTTCTTGTTCGGCTTTTACTCTAAAAGTGGATTCAACGTCAGCAACAATATCGGCAAGTTTTAAAGGTTCATATTGTAACTCTAACCGCCCAGCTTCAATTTTAGAGAAGTCGAGAATGTCGTTAATCAAGTCCAACAGAGTGAGTGAAGAAGTGTTGAGCATCTCAATGTATTCTTTCTGCTCTTCAGGCATGTCCATATCAGAAAGAAGTGAAGAAAGCCCTATTATCCCATTCATTGGAGTTCGAATTTCATGGCTCATATTGGCTAAAAATTCACTCTTGTTTCGGTTGGCATTTTCAGCCACTTCACGGGCTTTTTCTAATTGTTCATAATGCTTACGCACTTCTTCTATCGATTGATTGTAGTTGTTTTCTAAAACGGTAATTTCATCATAGTAATGAGACTTAGAGGGTTTCAATAATACTGGTTTATTACCTTCTTCAAAATGACGAATTTCGGAGGACATTGCCATCAAGCGTTTTACGACTAAGTGGTAAACCACTGACAAACAAACAATAGAAAGAAGGAAAATTTTAATGGCTTCAAACAATAATAAAATGCCGATTCGCTGACCGAAGTCTTGCAGAATCATACTTAAATCCGACTCAACAGTAAGAGTCGCAAGGTAATACTCTTTTCCGCCCATCTCATAAACCATATCCCATGATTGAGAGTGCGACTGCTCCGCAGGTGAAGTACCAAGGTCAACTAAGGTTTCATTCTTATCTTGGATAAATACATGACTAACAGCTGGTAAACGAAATATCCCTTCAGCTTGAACTAAAAGTTGATCTCTATCTTCCACCCATAAACTAGAACTTAGTCCGGAAAGGTAACCGGCTTCAACCTGCTCAATTTGAGAGCTGATGTACGAAACTCGATTTTGATATTCAACATATAAGCTTAAAGCTGTCACTATTACCGTAAATAGGGTACTGATAACAATGATGACTCCCAGTAACTGGCGAGATAATCCTACATAGCGTCTATCCATTTTCACCATACTTTAGTACCTATTTCTATCTCAAACATTATATATTCAACTAGTATTATAGTAGTAAATCATTAACTACTCAGGGAAGGTTATGCACAAATCCATTATGATCACTTCATTAGTCAGTTTATTCTCAAGCTATGCTCTGATGGCTTCCGAATCCGTCCACTATTACGTGATAGCAAACCAGGCTCAACCTTTTCAAATCGAAACTAATGGTAGTGACCACAGCGGAATGGTGACTGATATTGTTCAAGCGGTCTTTCAAGGTTCACAGTATGAATTGGAATACCACACCTACCCTTTTAACAGAATGATCACATTATTAGAATCTCAACAACAAAATAACTGGATAACCTATGGTAGCCCTACCTGGGGGAATATTCAGTCTAGGAACTTGTCTGACATCCCTATTTACAATGTAAAACACACATTATTGAGCAGCCAATCTAAACCTTTTGATTTTGAAAACATGGATGATCTAGAAAACAAAGCCGTTGTATTGTTGTTAGGGTTTGAGTACCCGAACCTTGACCCCTACTTTCAGGAAGGGCAGATAGAAGAATTAAGAGTTAAGGACTACACAGCAGCCTTCCGAGTACTAAAACGAATTCCGGGAGACACCGTCTTCGTTGAAATGGAATCGCGAGTAAAATATAACTTAGCGCAGCAAAACTTAGATCCAAGCACCTTCCAACTTCAAAACTTTGATTCTGTCATTCCTAATTATCCCATTCACCTTGCTTTTGATCCTCAAATGGACCCAGAACTACAAAGCTTTATTAATCAGCGACTCGTTGCTCTCAAAGCAAATGGTAAATTGGATAGGATCGTTCAACAGTACTGATAAATGCCATGACATAAGCGTCATTTTTATTATCAGAGAAACAAAAAAGCCCCACTCCAGTTTGGGGCTTTATTTTACGTTCTACCTAGGCTTTGAAATAACTAATGACTAGCGGATTTTTAAATAACTAGCGGACAAAGCTCTCATCAAACATATGCCCTAACTTTTCTGCTTTCGTTTTCAAGTAGTGGTTATTGTGCGGATTATTCCCTTCTTGTAGAGCAACACGCTCCACCACGTTTATGCCTGACTTCTCCATCGCTTTAACTTTTCGAGGGTTATTTGTCATAAGGCGTACAGAGTTAATATCCAAGAAGCTCAACATACCGCGACAAAAAGAATAATCTCTCATGTCTGCCTCAAAACCCAACCTCTCGTTTGCTTCTACTGTGTCTGCCCCATCATCTTGTAGATGATAAGCCCTTATCTTGTTAATCAGCCCTATTCCACGCCCCTCTTGCCTCAAATAGAACAAAACTCCACTACCAGCTTCCACTATGTTTTCCATCGCTCTAGAGAGCTGGAAACCGCAGTCACAACGGGCACTAAATAAAGCATCACCAGTTAAACATTCAGAGTGAAGGCGTATAAGTGGTGAAGCTTGTTCAGATAAATCACCGTAAACTAATGCCAAATGCTCTTTACCCGTTGCCCGCTCAACAAACCCATACATTTGAAATGTACCCCATTGAGTGGGGAGCTTGGCTTTATCAACAAAATTCACATGATTGAATGGCTCGGTTTCTTGGAGATTTTGCCGAATATCCATAAGAATATGACCCAGCTTATTTTGCCCCGAGCCGTCTCCTCCATCTCCCCAAAAAGAATCAATATGCGAATGCTCTTTAATGACCGAATCGCCCGTACTGGCAAGTAAATGCGAAAAGTATCGATTTTGTTTAAACTTTTCCGTGACAATAAAACGCATTACGTCCACTTTAATTTCATCCCACTCGTTACGAACTTGATCTTCATATTGACGGCTTAAGATAAACGCATCTTCCGGGGAAGCGGCATAATATATTTTTTGCCTCAGTTCAGAAGAAGCAAATTTCATTGCCTGATAATAATGTTCACTCGTTGCCCAAACTTGATCATTCACTTCAATGGGTGAACTGGCGAAATTTGAAAGGTAACCGTTACTATCTTCTGGTTCATAGAAAAGTACATCGCTTGACATAGCTGACTCCTAGCACAACAAATAGTGTAAAACCTATGCAGTAGGTTTTATATTAATAGTTTTCATTTTAAAGCTAGTGTGGGGAATGATGGGTGTCAAATTGAACGGCGAATATAAGAGGTAGAGGCTAAGCAAGAACTTTACATTTTCAGACATTATGGCTGGTGGTGATCATTTATCTAAGTGATTATCATTAATTAATATGTAATAAAAAGGGCGGCTTCCTGCCCCCCTGTCAAATAAACCAAACAATCATTAAACTCAGGAAATTTAAGCTTAATGAATCAAGCCTAACTCACGCGCTTCTTCAAGGCTCAATCCACTTTCACGGATCTCTCTGAGCGCTTCAATGCGGCGACGAGCTTCTGCTGACTTCACCTGTTTTTCTGGTTTTAGGGATATCTGTTCATCCGCATCCCATTTGTTTGTTATGTTTGTCATTTCATCATGGTTGATAGAATTAATGGACATATTTTCCTCCGAAAGCACCATGTAATGGACAAGTAATCTGTAGCAAATGCTCATTCGGTTGTTAAGAAAATCTGTACCAAAATGTGATGATTTCGACTGTTCGCAAAGCGAAATAATAATTTCATCAATTATACTTTGCCAAAGCCATTTTCTAGAATTACAGTTAAAAGATTCCCCGTCGAAAAAGTCATTTGATCCAACTCTCATTTCTCAAGTCATCCTTCCTGTCTTTATTTGAAAATTCCTTACATTCTCTAAAAATATTTACGAGTCAGTTCAATATTTTTTAGTTGCTCACTTCTCTTTAAAGTCACAAAAAGATAATGATAATAATTATCATTACATTAAGAGTAACTTCAATGACTGCTGAACTCACCCCCCCTCCACTTCTCGATGTGAAGAACCTTTGTGTCGACTACATTACCGATGATGGCGATTTCAACGCCGTTAAGTCAGTAAGCTTTTCTATTGCACCTGGCGAAATATTTGGGCTTGCAGGCGAATCTGGTTGTGGAAAAAGCACGATAGCTTTTGCTATCAACCGATTACACAAGCCGCCAGCATTTATTTCAGGCGGAGAAATCATCTTCAATGGTTGCGATCTGCTGAAACTGTCTGATTCATCACTTAATACCTTGCGTTGGAGTGAAATTGCCATGGTATTCCAAAGCGCGATGAACTCTCTCAACCCTGTTCTTCCAATTCAAGAGCAGTTTGCTGATGTATTACGCCACCACCAAGGCATGAGTGATGAACAAGCAAAAGACCGCGCAGAAAAGCTGTTGGATCTCGTCAATATACCTCGCCACCGTCTTACCGAATATCCACACCAATTCTCTGGAGGTATGCGTCAAAGGCTAGTCATTGCTATCGCTTTATCGCTCAATCCGAAGTTGATCATCATGGATGAACCCACGACTGCGCTTGATGTGGTTGTACAACGTGAAATCTTGCAGCAAATCTACCAATTACGTGAAGAATTTGGCTTCTCAGTATTATTTATTACTCACGATTTAGCTTTAATGAGCCAATTGTGCGATCGCATTGCCATCATGCGCTACGGAGAAATCGTAGAAGTGAACAAATCTCATGAGATCCGAAATAACCCGCAGCATGCCTATACACAAAAGCTGTGGAGTTCATTCCCTAATATTCACGAAACTAAACAAGCAATCGCTAGCTAGGAGCTCACATGACGCAACCAATAATGCAAGTTAAAAACCTCGTCAAAGAATTCACAGTCGGCGGCGGATTAGGAAAAGAAGACATATTCAGAGCCCTGCATGGCGTTAGTTTCGATCTTTACGCAGGTAAAACCCTAGCTTTGGTCGGTGAGTCTGGCTGCGGAAAAAGTACCTGTGCAAGGTTGATGACAAAAGTATACCCGCCTACAGAAGGCGAAATTTTGTTTGAAGGCAAAGACATTCGCGAACTAAATAAGCGAAAAGACGTGTTGGACTACAGAGGAAAAGTACAAATGGTATTTCAAGACCCATTTGGCTCTCTTAACCCAACTCACACAATAGAACACCACCTTACTCGACCTTTAAAGATTCATAAGCAAGTCAATGGCAATGCGCAATTACAAGACCGTTTACTTGAATTACTGACGCTGGTGGAGCTGCCTAAAGAAACGTTATCTAAATACCCACATGAATTAAGTGGTGGACAACGACAACGTGTGAACTTGGCACGTGCATTAGCAGTTGGTGCAAAAGTCATCCTAGCGGATGAACCAACATCGATGCTCGATGTATCCATCCGATTAGGTGTATTAAACCTCATGCAACGCATGAAGAAAGACTTAGGAATAGGTTTTCTATACATCACACACGATCTCGCGACCGCCCACTACATCGCAGAAGAGACCGCTGTGATGTACAAAGGGCAAATTGTCGAGTGGGGTTCAACGGAATCTATTTTGACGAACCCTCAGCACCCTTACACAAAATTACTGATCTCTGCGGTACCCGATCCTGATTTACCATTTGGCGAACTTGTTAAAAATGAACCAAACTATTCAATAGACGCAGATGTAATTCGAGAACAAAGTGGCGTCGTTCAAGAAAATGTTCATCAAGTTAATGAAAATCACTTTGTTAAACAGTGGGATAATGTCGCATGAATGATCTAGATGCATGGTTAGAAACGATCAGTGCTTGGTATAAAGACCAGAAGCATGATCAAGTATTAGCACTACAACCTTTGATCTTAAATCCGCCGGAAACCGTTTGGGGACCAACGATTACAGATCAACAAAGCAAAGGCATTGCTTGCTGGCTTGATGGCTGTTTGCGCTTACATACTTTCTACCTGCATCATGATTGTGAAAAAGCATATCAATACCTCATGCTGGCATACAGTAAGTTGCAATCTGTATGTTGTGACCCAATGGCAGAACAAGGCTTGAAAGAATGGTGTGTAAAGCGGATACAGCATCTGTGCGTTTTAGCGCTTGAATTTAGT
This Vibrio gallaecicus DNA region includes the following protein-coding sequences:
- a CDS encoding DUF2798 domain-containing protein, whose translation is MNNKQFWVTAILSSLTMATIMSGVISGYKMGFSHEWPPIWLQSFFLAWPCAIVLNLTVLPLIRKLSAWICRPRTLCQPKITEQ
- a CDS encoding DUF3283 family protein; translated protein: MSINLSLLPPSEKNKIELDKQASFLVWKLKQAKCGPEAIVEEAMKLGDPEEKAWFEQSVDKYKRVMGVA
- a CDS encoding LysR family transcriptional regulator, with the protein product MNSIFGNIDDLFLFCAVVEEGSLLSASKRLQLPVSTMSRRLTALEERLNIRLLEKKGRELVATKDGEAAFAALSSGMESIHYGFNSLLEERDAIQGKIKLAVPHNFYSGFLRSTVEQYLSQYPNVQLDLTLSQQQLIPQTDRDLLITFKISGMEDMIARPLFKAKHGFFASQEYLDSRETIEKPDDLELQDWINVDDVFDMPLYKSDRLEQMITIKPKFIVNDIHAVAAAAQKGLGLASLPFRHISPEMNLIQVLPEYHRGDRQAYLVYKERKYQPKALTLLIDALIESVRSFHSDDLVK
- a CDS encoding NAD(P)-dependent oxidoreductase → MKVSFIGLGVMGFPMAGHLVKAGFEVTVFNRTHSKALDWADKHQGKAAESVAECVAQADVVLVCVGNDDDVRSMTNSETGALAEMKPGAILVDHTTTSALLSEELDKAAQGVGVRFMDAPVSGGQAGADNGVLTIMCGGDDALFNELQPIFEAYGKSSVLMGSVGQGQRAKMVNQICIAGVLNGLSEGLILAEKSGLDIPTLVDCLKNGAAGSWQMENRAVTMAQDKFDFGFAIDWMIKDLGFCLDEAQRQGVRLPLTEKSMAAYKALSESGEGRMDTSVLMKAVTAESKA
- a CDS encoding ABC transporter ATP-binding protein → MIQFNQIKKSYQLGTQTVAALQGVDGVIQKGEMVALCGPSGSGKSTLLNILGLLDMDYQGAITLDNKPYPKERIAAATFRRQQLGFVFQKFSLVPVMTALENVAYPLMLNGLDKAQQESMSIDMLERVGLGDFIHHRPDNLSGGQQQRVAIARALIHKPTLVIADEPTASLDSHTANMVIDIMKELGHEMGTTFVVATHDSRMAERCDRVIELLDGQLLGAQLQNSPKLEAVL
- a CDS encoding ABC transporter permease — translated: MKALTVWAPIRLAWLNLLRNGRRSLLSVLIIAIAVFALTSAGGYGLYTYESLRESTARDTGHLTLSVPGYFEQDEEMPLSNGLDSAQALIQNIIGDTDVRGVQPRVYFSGLVSNGTKTNIFMGTGVNEREFDMKGPFLDVRSGSTLSDVNSPRYDSQEPQVMLGIDLARNLKVEVGDWVTLLATTSDGALNAFDFKVQGIYSTGVPDLDKRQLYIHVTSSQELLASDKVSTLSVFLFETGLTDSVQTRLESKLSAPPFLNDLGSQKIEITPWQDRAFFYTKVKDLYDRIFGIMGAVMALVVFVSLFNTMTMSVTERTREIGTLAALGSYPSEIVSGFLREAGLLALIGSAVGAITSALVSLLLLVVDIQMPPPPGRSEGYPLNIYFSFELVGAATLCVMLICLTAAYFSARKGVNKPITEALVYV
- a CDS encoding YebC/PmpR family DNA-binding transcriptional regulator, producing MGRSFEVRKASMAKTAGAKIKVYSKYGKEIYVLAKNGSSDPDMNLPLKHLIAKAKKDQVPAHVIDKAIDKANGGGGEDFQPARYEGFGPGGTSVIVDCLTDNGNRTFQDVRQCFVKTGAKIGVEGTVSHMFAHQAVFQFKGEDDEIILETLMMEDIDVTDVELEDGVITVFAPTTEFFKTKTALNAAFPELTLDVEEITFVPQNHVEIPEEDAEKFQKFLDMLDDCDDVQQVYHNAEQ